The Erigeron canadensis isolate Cc75 chromosome 1, C_canadensis_v1, whole genome shotgun sequence genome segment AGACAAAGagatactcgtattaattaGCAGGGAATTAAACAAAACCAATTTTCTTGGGGTTTCGTTGTTAGTTGTTTgcgaaacaaaaataaatttgtttttgagttttttttttttctttttatccaAGTCAGGCAAGAGTCGGtcaaatatattgttttacgaAAAAAGATGGTAAGTCATGATAGTATACTGTATTAAGAATGTAACTCATTAAGAATATCTTCACAAATTCTGTTTTTTTCCTTTGTTTATATGTATACAATAatagattaataataatattatcagTATCAAGAATGTAAAACTCATGAGACCACAAATTAGAATCTAAAACAttctttatgattatatatCTTAGTAACATTATTGCACTTGGAGACATTGAGGTACGTACATAAGCAAGTTTGAAGTGCAATACATACTAGAGCAAATGTTGCCACGTAACAACGATTGGCGAAACCACATTATGCTTCCCATCAGTCCAAGTCAATTTACCCAACCGTGTCTCCATACTTCCCCATGAGCCATTTTTTATCTTATCTGATGCTATTTTAACCGTATAGCTTTGTTTTTCTCCAATTGCAGTAAAACGCATTGTTTCTGGCTCGATGGTTATATTGACTCCTTTCGGGCTTGTTACGATTGCCTTGTAGGTTGATGTACCATCATCAACATGAGTCACAGTTCTTGTGATTGCTACCTCTGACTCTGATAATCCTCTTGGTTCACCATATGCTATTGATATCGAGGGATAATTAATGTTCCATGGCTTATTATGCTTCTTATTACACTTGAATGGTTTGGGGGAAAACCGTTTGAATGCTTGGGTTGAGTAGTTCATTGCACATAGAAAGTGCAGGTAATCGTCCACTGTGATATCATATACTAATCCTGGATCAACGGCTTTCGCAGGGTCTACATGACCTGCACCTGTGCTCCACACGGTGGATTCATTGTATGTCTGGTCATCTAGTAACGGCTTCCCTTCTGTGTCTGTCATATAGGCCGTGGTCATCATTGCTGATCTAATCATGGCTGGAGACCAATCCGGGTGAGCCCCTTTCAGTAAGGCAGCAAAACCAGACACATGAGGGCATGACATGGAAGTGCCAGATAATATATTAAATCTTGTCCGTCGAGAGTCAGATGATGTTTCACTAGGTGGCACATCGTCAGGCCATGCGGCTAAGATGTCCACACCTGGTGCTATTATGTCAGGCTTGAGTACATAAAACGAGTCAGCACTCGGTCCCCTTGATGAGAAAGATGCAACCACTGGTGCAGGCTTCACCCCGGTTTGAGTTCCACGGATAATCAATTTAGCCACAGGATTTTTTGAAGAATTCAAATAACTATTAAGTTTTTTACCTGCTGATTCCGTTATCAACATGCCAGGAATGGTATATGAGTCCGATACAAGTCCTTCGCCTTGTGGTGCCACGTTGGATACTATTACACCTATGCCACCAGCGTTCTTGACCACTTCACCTTTCTTGACTCTTGCATTACCACCTCGGTCACAAATCACAATCTTCCCTTTTACTAGTTCATTATCGAGTGATTCAGGCATGCAAGTGGCAGATTTAGAATTCGTGATCTGACCTTGTGATGCATTCCTTCCATGAATGAGAGGAAAGGATTTGGTTGCTGGATTAGTTTTCCACTCTCCGCTTGCAACCGATGCCCCGGTTATTACCGTCCCATCTTCTAATATTAAATCCGCAGGAAACCTCCTGTCGATTGTGCTTGCACCAACTGTTGTGATCCATGGAGCTCCATTTGTCACTGACATCATATCAGGACCCCCATTACCTGCTGAAGCCGAAACAAACACACCTTTACTCATTGCACCGAAAGATCCTATGGCTATAGGATCTAGGTTATAAGGCCTAGTGGTAGTGCCACCAACCGAAATCGAGATGACATGGACACCATCTTCAACCGCTTTATCTATTCCAGCTAGTATGTCAGACTCCCTACATTCTTCTCCCCAACATATCTTATACATCGCAAGTCTAGCTTTTGGTGCCACCCCAGCAGCGGTTCCTTTAGCAAACCCGAACAATGATGCATTGGGAACGGTTCTTCCAGCTGCAGTCGAAGCTGTGTGGGTGCCATGGCCATCAGTGTCTCTTGCAGATTTAACAAGATTCGAGCCATTATTAGTTATGTCAATACTTGCTTCATACCCGGCAGTAAAATACCTCGCCCCAATTAATTTCTTGTTGCAGagatcttttgtaaacttttcacCTTCCATGCACTCTCCTTTCCAATCCGAAGGGATTGGACCAAGATCTTGATCATGGAAGCTTGGTGATTCAGGGGCGATGCCAGTGTCCAAAATGCCAATAATGACATTAGACCCATAGTCAGACTCTTTCAAGATTTGATTACTTTCGTTATCAACCAACCCCAAAAACTCAACTGACCGAGTTGTATGAAGCCGACGAATTTCATCAGGTAAAACAGCCACGACACCTGGTTGTGCTTCAAGTTCTTGAGCTTCTTGAGGAGTCAATCTGGCTGAAAAACCATGGAAAACGGTTTTATAAACATGAAGGAACTCTTGATTCGACTTTTCATCACCTTGTAGACTCTTTACTTTTTCTAAATTCGACTTTCTTGAATTTAAATTCCCAAGAGTTGCACTATACCAGTGTTCTACATCAGTGAAAACAGATGGTTTCAAGTGATTTTGGATCTTGACAATAAAAGTTTTAGTATCATCAATTTGCACCGAATTTGCAACTAAAAAACAGAGAATTGTGAAAATTAATAGCCAAAACCGACCCATTGTGATATAGTAAGATGGTTGAATATTAATTATTGAAGTTATGTATGTCCATTTATTATGAAAGTATCATCATTTAAAGCATGAAGTAAGTTTAGAAACACATACAACATGTGAAGGTAGTCAACAAATTTGATGCCAGAAGGCAATGTTGTCTTTCTATTTTTAGTATGAATATGAGATAAGATGCTATACACACTTATGTTGTCACTTTGTCAAAAATGAGTTAACCATGACCGATGCTTTTGCTCAGATTAGTAGAAAAGGTCCAAAATTTGCCGCAAAAGTGATGAAAGATGATTCAAGGTATGCATGGAATTCTTGTTTCCTTTTCATACATTCTttgggtatatatatgtttttgggtgttttttcttttcttttattattgatGAGTCGGGCCGAGATTTTG includes the following:
- the LOC122586138 gene encoding subtilisin-like protease SBT1.5 yields the protein MGRFWLLIFTILCFLVANSVQIDDTKTFIVKIQNHLKPSVFTDVEHWYSATLGNLNSRKSNLEKVKSLQGDEKSNQEFLHVYKTVFHGFSARLTPQEAQELEAQPGVVAVLPDEIRRLHTTRSVEFLGLVDNESNQILKESDYGSNVIIGILDTGIAPESPSFHDQDLGPIPSDWKGECMEGEKFTKDLCNKKLIGARYFTAGYEASIDITNNGSNLVKSARDTDGHGTHTASTAAGRTVPNASLFGFAKGTAAGVAPKARLAMYKICWGEECRESDILAGIDKAVEDGVHVISISVGGTTTRPYNLDPIAIGSFGAMSKGVFVSASAGNGGPDMMSVTNGAPWITTVGASTIDRRFPADLILEDGTVITGASVASGEWKTNPATKSFPLIHGRNASQGQITNSKSATCMPESLDNELVKGKIVICDRGGNARVKKGEVVKNAGGIGVIVSNVAPQGEGLVSDSYTIPGMLITESAGKKLNSYLNSSKNPVAKLIIRGTQTGVKPAPVVASFSSRGPSADSFYVLKPDIIAPGVDILAAWPDDVPPSETSSDSRRTRFNILSGTSMSCPHVSGFAALLKGAHPDWSPAMIRSAMMTTAYMTDTEGKPLLDDQTYNESTVWSTGAGHVDPAKAVDPGLVYDITVDDYLHFLCAMNYSTQAFKRFSPKPFKCNKKHNKPWNINYPSISIAYGEPRGLSESEVAITRTVTHVDDGTSTYKAIVTSPKGVNITIEPETMRFTAIGEKQSYTVKIASDKIKNGSWGSMETRLGKLTWTDGKHNVVSPIVVTWQHLL